The sequence below is a genomic window from Campylobacter ornithocola.
AATTCTATAAATTAATCCTTTCTCGTCGCTACATGAAATTTTTAAAATATATTCATTCATTTTTGCTCCTTTATATAGTTTTTTAATTCTTGTAATTTTCTTTTTTCAAGTTCAATTCCAAGCTCTTTTCCACTAAACCCTTCTTTAAATAATTCTTTTGCGCTAATTTTACTTTCAAAAGCATAATTATATAAATTTAGTTTTTTAGCTTGCATAATACGTTCATCACTCCAAAGCCCAAGCCATTTGCAAAGTGGCATTTTTAAAGCAATTTTAGCTAAATCAAAATCATCGATTTTACCTAAAATAAATTCTTGTTCACATTTTTTTAATAGTTCTTTTTTTAATTTTGTTTTTTTAAAAAAATCCTCTTTATTTATATGAAAAAAATTCAAATACAAATACAAAAACAAAGCCTCATCGCAAATTATTTTTTGACTTTGTTCTAAAAGTCTTTCAAATTCTTTATTACAGCTTTGATGAAAAAATATTTTTTCTTCTAAATTTAAAATTTTAAAATACTCATATGCCTTATCAAGTTTTGAGGTTTTAAAAATCTTATAAAGTTCATTATTAATACGTTCTTTAGATAAATCACTTATATCCATAGTTTGCATTAATTTTAAACTTTCTTTTGCAATCATTAAGTCAAATCTACACGCAAAAGAAATTCCACGAAGTACCCTTAAACTATCTTCAACAAAACTTTTATCATCAATGTGTCTTATAATCTTTGCTTGTAAATCTTGCAAACCATTAAAAAAATCTAAAAATTTAAAATCAAAAATATTTACCATCAATGCATTAATAGTAAAATCTCTTCTTTTAGCTCCTTCTTGCTCATTATTACAAACTTTAACTTCAAAACCCCTATGTCCTATAGAAATTTTGTTTTCATATCGTGCTAGAGCTAAATCAAATTTTTTGTATTTATATACATAAAAACTTTTTCCTACTCCATTTGCTCCAAGTTTTTGCATAAGTTCATCAAAAAGTCTAGGGTTAATGTCATAAATTTCTATATCATAATCATCACTAGATAAATCTAAAAAAGAATTTCTTACACAACCACCAACTAAATAAGCCCTTTGTGTATAAGGCTTAAGTATATTCTTGATACTTAAAAAATCATAATCATTTTTTAAGTCTATCTTCAATCTTTGCAAGCAAAAACTCTAAAAAAGTAATAGTCATATCTAATCTTTTTTCTGTATG
It includes:
- a CDS encoding CCA tRNA nucleotidyltransferase, with product MQRLKIDLKNDYDFLSIKNILKPYTQRAYLVGGCVRNSFLDLSSDDYDIEIYDINPRLFDELMQKLGANGVGKSFYVYKYKKFDLALARYENKISIGHRGFEVKVCNNEQEGAKRRDFTINALMVNIFDFKFLDFFNGLQDLQAKIIRHIDDKSFVEDSLRVLRGISFACRFDLMIAKESLKLMQTMDISDLSKERINNELYKIFKTSKLDKAYEYFKILNLEEKIFFHQSCNKEFERLLEQSQKIICDEALFLYLYLNFFHINKEDFFKKTKLKKELLKKCEQEFILGKIDDFDLAKIALKMPLCKWLGLWSDERIMQAKKLNLYNYAFESKISAKELFKEGFSGKELGIELEKRKLQELKNYIKEQK